In Natronocella acetinitrilica, the following proteins share a genomic window:
- a CDS encoding O-succinylhomoserine sulfhydrylase has protein sequence MSDQDYPFDGFNTRAVRAGQHRTNEQEQSEPLFLSSSFTFTSAAQAARRFAGDEEGNIYSRFSNPTVRTFQERLAAMEGGDACIATASGMSAILSTCMSLLKSGDHVVCARQVFGTTVSLFGKFLPRFGVETSFVPLTDYDAWERAITGRTRILFLETPSNPLTEVADIRRLAELAHAHDCLLVVDNCFCTPALQRPLEYGADLVIHSATKYLDGQGRCVGGAVIGPADLVDEEIFGFLRAAGPTMSAFNAWVFIKGLETLSLRMRAQSENAAALAHWLREQPGVDHVYYPGLNDHPQHELAASQQTAFGGIVSFEVTGGREGAWRVIDNVRLMSITANLGDTKTTITHPATTTHGRMTEQERAEAGIHENLIRISVGLEDVADLQRDLEPALAASRGR, from the coding sequence ATGTCAGATCAGGATTACCCTTTTGATGGGTTCAATACCCGGGCTGTGCGCGCCGGACAGCACCGCACCAACGAGCAGGAGCAATCCGAGCCGCTGTTCCTGTCATCCAGCTTTACATTCACCAGCGCCGCCCAGGCCGCCCGGCGATTTGCCGGAGACGAGGAAGGCAACATCTATTCCCGTTTCAGCAATCCCACCGTGCGCACGTTTCAGGAACGGTTGGCAGCAATGGAGGGTGGCGACGCCTGCATAGCCACCGCCTCTGGCATGTCCGCCATCCTGTCCACCTGCATGAGTCTGCTGAAGTCAGGTGATCATGTTGTCTGCGCGCGTCAGGTGTTCGGCACCACGGTATCCCTGTTCGGCAAGTTTCTGCCGCGTTTCGGCGTGGAAACCAGTTTTGTACCGCTGACGGACTACGATGCCTGGGAGCGCGCCATTACCGGGCGCACCCGGATCCTGTTTCTCGAGACGCCGTCAAATCCGCTCACTGAAGTGGCGGACATCCGGCGGCTGGCAGAGCTGGCCCACGCCCATGACTGCCTGCTGGTGGTGGACAATTGCTTCTGCACCCCGGCGCTGCAAAGGCCCCTGGAGTATGGCGCGGACCTGGTCATACATTCCGCCACCAAGTATCTGGATGGGCAGGGTCGCTGCGTTGGCGGTGCGGTGATCGGGCCCGCCGATCTCGTTGACGAGGAAATCTTCGGATTTCTGCGGGCCGCCGGCCCGACCATGAGTGCTTTCAATGCCTGGGTCTTCATCAAGGGCCTGGAAACGCTCAGTCTGCGGATGCGTGCGCAATCCGAGAATGCGGCGGCGCTTGCCCACTGGTTGCGGGAGCAGCCCGGAGTCGACCACGTCTATTATCCCGGCCTGAACGACCATCCACAGCATGAGCTTGCCGCCAGCCAGCAGACCGCGTTCGGTGGCATCGTGTCGTTCGAGGTCACTGGCGGCCGTGAAGGTGCCTGGCGCGTCATCGACAATGTTCGCCTGATGTCCATCACCGCGAACCTTGGAGATACCAAGACCACCATTACCCATCCGGCCACCACCACTCACGGCCGTATGACCGAGCAGGAACGTGCCGAGGCGGGGATCCACGAGAATCTGATTCGCATTTCGGTTGGGCTGGAGGATGTCGCGGACTTGCAACGGGATCTGGAGCCGGCTCTGGCTGCGAGCAGGGGGCGATAA
- the purF gene encoding amidophosphoribosyltransferase, whose protein sequence is MCGIIGMVGQGPVNQALYDGLTVLQHRGQDAAGIMTYDQGRLYLRKNNGLVRDVFRQEHMLQLRGNVGIGHVRYPTAGYSSPAEAQPLYVNSPYGISLAHNGNLTNAEALKRELFLEDRRHINTESDSEILLNVFAHELARSGKLRISEEDIFEAVAAVHRRCNGGYAAVAMINGYGVLAFRDPSGIRPLCFGEQRLEGGGSEYLVASESVALDTLGFSLVRELEPGEAVFISLDGTVYARQCAEHPVHAPCIFEYVYLARPDSIIDSVAVYKARLRMGERLAQQILRTWPDHDIDVIIPVPDTSRTAALEMAHHLGVTYREGFIKNRYIGRTFIMPGQTQRRKSVRQKLNPIGLEFKGKNVLLVDDSIVRGTTCEQIIEMARDQGARKVYFASAAPPVRYPNVYGIDMPAAHELIAHGRTLEEVAQKIGADRLIYQELDDLVAAVQEGNPTLRQFDASCFNGEYVTGDVSADYLAALADRRSDTAKSAGPERQPMTDLAHQLHQG, encoded by the coding sequence TCGGCATGGTGGGTCAAGGACCCGTCAATCAGGCGCTCTATGACGGCTTGACCGTCCTACAGCATCGTGGCCAGGACGCTGCGGGTATCATGACGTACGATCAGGGGCGCTTGTACCTGCGCAAGAACAACGGCCTGGTCCGTGACGTCTTCCGCCAGGAGCACATGCTGCAGTTGCGCGGCAATGTCGGTATCGGCCATGTGCGCTATCCAACCGCCGGGTATTCCAGTCCCGCCGAGGCGCAGCCGCTGTATGTCAATTCCCCGTATGGCATCAGCCTTGCGCACAACGGCAATCTCACCAATGCCGAGGCGTTGAAGCGGGAGCTGTTTCTCGAAGACAGGCGCCACATCAACACCGAGTCCGACTCCGAGATCCTCCTGAACGTGTTTGCCCATGAGTTGGCGCGTAGCGGCAAGCTCCGCATCAGCGAAGAGGACATTTTCGAGGCGGTGGCGGCGGTGCATCGTCGCTGTAACGGTGGTTATGCCGCCGTGGCCATGATCAATGGCTATGGCGTTCTGGCCTTCCGTGATCCAAGCGGCATACGGCCGTTGTGCTTCGGCGAGCAGCGCCTCGAAGGCGGCGGTAGCGAATATCTGGTGGCTTCGGAAAGTGTTGCCCTCGATACGCTGGGCTTTTCCCTGGTGCGGGAACTCGAACCCGGCGAGGCCGTGTTCATCTCCCTGGACGGCACGGTTTACGCCAGACAGTGTGCCGAGCACCCGGTACATGCTCCCTGCATATTCGAGTATGTCTACCTGGCGAGACCCGACTCCATCATCGATAGCGTCGCCGTCTACAAGGCGCGGCTGCGCATGGGAGAGCGCCTGGCACAGCAGATCCTGCGCACCTGGCCCGACCACGATATCGACGTCATCATTCCCGTGCCGGATACCAGCCGCACTGCAGCCCTTGAGATGGCGCATCATCTGGGAGTTACCTATCGCGAGGGTTTCATCAAGAACCGATATATCGGTCGCACGTTCATCATGCCGGGGCAGACCCAGCGGCGGAAATCGGTTCGCCAGAAACTCAATCCCATCGGTCTGGAGTTCAAGGGCAAGAACGTGCTCCTGGTAGACGATTCCATCGTGCGCGGAACGACCTGTGAACAGATCATCGAAATGGCCCGGGACCAGGGAGCTCGCAAGGTCTACTTCGCTTCGGCGGCACCGCCGGTTCGCTACCCCAATGTCTACGGGATCGACATGCCCGCCGCCCACGAACTGATTGCACACGGGCGAACCCTGGAAGAGGTCGCGCAGAAAATCGGCGCCGATCGCCTGATCTACCAGGAGCTGGACGATCTCGTGGCCGCGGTGCAGGAGGGTAACCCCACCCTTCGGCAGTTCGATGCCTCCTGCTTCAATGGCGAGTATGTCACCGGGGATGTCTCCGCTGACTACCTTGCGGCACTGGCCGATCGGCGTTCGGATACGGCGAAGTCCGCAGGGCCGGAGCGTCAACCCATGACCGACCTGGCGCATCAGCTCCATCAGGGTTGA